In Vigna unguiculata cultivar IT97K-499-35 chromosome 3, ASM411807v1, whole genome shotgun sequence, a single genomic region encodes these proteins:
- the LOC114175520 gene encoding uncharacterized protein LOC114175520: MEDVNHTPREAKDYYSRPIWLLETAQAFGDLKRSDRNGVNGFHFTAGRDSFVYNSQEIMTPEISGAFEEIKSLFSSRNGVNDEVVDQENGDYGRYSLQTLSTEIVEIVEDGNSITKNKDRRVDDLYVAVGKDDLDAVKWALDHAVSPGSRIFLIHVSSPITSIPTPVGRFERSKLTPQQVRLYVNEVNNKRKDLLQKYIKMSNEANVIAETLLLESNDTGKAILDLISILNITNLVIGIKKLPYTRRNNKLSIGEFVKKHAPNTCEVTLVYNGEVFVSDPYMDGLVSYGQASQSKNHSKSNFLQCMCFSGCMKEDDGR; this comes from the exons ATGGAAGATGTGAATCACACCCCAAGAGAAGCAAAGGATTACTATTCTAGACCAATATGGTTGCTAGAAACTGCGCAAGCATTTGGAGATCTCAAGAGAAGTGACAGAAATGGAGTTAATGGCTTCCATTTTACTGCTGGTAGAGATTCCTTCGTCTATAACTCCCAAGAAATAATGACTCCTGAAATTTCTGGAGCATTCGAAGAAATCAAAAGTTTATTTAGTAGCAGAAATGGCGTTAATGATGAGGTTGTTGACCAAGAAAACGGTGACTATGGCCGCTATTCTTTACAAACGTTGTCAACAGAAATTGTGGAAATAGTTGAGGATGGCAACAgcataacaaaaaacaaagatagAAGGGTTGATGATCTTTATGTTGCTGTTGGCAAAGATGACTTGGATGCAGTGAAATGGGCTCTTGATCATGCTGTTTCTCCCGGTTCCCGGATTTTTCTTATCCACGTCTCTTCTCCGATCACATCGATTCCTACTCCAG TTGGAAGGTTTGAAAGAAGTAAACTGACCCCACAGCAAGTGAGACTATACGTGAATGAAGTGAACAACAAGAGGAAGGATCTTTTGCAGAAGTACATTAAGATGAGTAATGAAGCCAAT GTAATAGCAGAAACGTTGCTTCTGGAGAGCAATGACACGGGAAAAGCAATTCTGGATCTCATCTCCATACTTAACATAACCAACCTTGTCATTGGAATCAAAAAGCTACCTTACACACG GCGCAACAACAAATTGAGCATTGGAGAGTTCGTAAAGAAACATGCACCGAATACCTGTGAAGTTACTTTGGTTTATAACGGCGAGGTGTTTGTGTCTGACCCTTACATGGATGGCTTGGTATCCTATGGCCAAGCATCACAGAGTAAAAATCATTCTAAAAGCAACTTCTTACAGTGCATGTGCTTTTCAG GGTGCATGAAAGAAGATGATGGTAGATAG